The following are encoded in a window of Amycolatopsis solani genomic DNA:
- a CDS encoding alkaline shock response membrane anchor protein AmaP, producing MSKSIAAKALSRSYTGERVLTFLVGLLALLGGALALVVGFGVLGEYRGRRPLLDPMAVEWLGSHATPARIGAIVLGVLLFVLGLRWALRSLRPEPRPDLDLDRTEGAELVVTAAAIADAVQADAERLGGVSRARVRAVGSRTAPALRITLWLHEGTDLKGVWADLDTQVLARARDSLGLDVLPTAVRLELDTAPAKRVR from the coding sequence ATGAGCAAGTCCATCGCCGCGAAGGCACTTTCCCGGTCCTACACGGGCGAACGCGTGCTGACGTTCCTCGTCGGGCTGCTCGCCCTGCTCGGCGGCGCGCTCGCGCTCGTCGTCGGCTTCGGGGTGCTCGGCGAGTACCGCGGCCGCCGTCCGCTGCTCGACCCGATGGCCGTCGAGTGGCTCGGGAGCCACGCGACCCCCGCGCGGATCGGCGCGATCGTGCTCGGCGTGCTGCTGTTCGTGCTCGGCCTGCGCTGGGCACTGCGCTCGCTGCGCCCGGAACCGCGGCCGGACCTGGACCTCGACCGCACCGAAGGCGCCGAGCTGGTGGTCACCGCGGCCGCGATCGCCGACGCCGTCCAGGCCGACGCGGAACGGCTCGGCGGCGTCAGCCGCGCCCGGGTCCGCGCCGTCGGCTCGCGCACCGCCCCGGCGTTGCGGATCACGCTGTGGCTGCACGAAGGCACCGACCTCAAGGGGGTCTGGGCGGACTTGGACACCCAGGTGCTGGCGCGGGCCCGCGACTCGCTCGGCCTCGACGTCCTGCCCACCGCCGTCCGGCTGGAGCTCGACACGGCCCCGGCGAAACGCGTGCGCTGA
- a CDS encoding Asp23/Gls24 family envelope stress response protein, which translates to MHPERTESPGTVTPLNEEGAAGRTTISSLVVQKVAGLAAREVAGVHALGGGGVSRAIGALRERIPGSGTVTTTGVSVEVGEKQTAIDLDVVVEYGARITDVARAVRRNVITAVEQITGLEVIEVNIAVNDIHLPGDEEPESTRVE; encoded by the coding sequence ATGCACCCGGAACGGACCGAGAGCCCCGGCACGGTGACGCCGCTGAACGAGGAGGGCGCCGCCGGCCGCACCACGATCTCGTCGCTGGTCGTGCAGAAGGTGGCGGGACTCGCCGCCCGTGAGGTCGCCGGCGTGCACGCACTCGGCGGCGGCGGGGTGTCCCGCGCGATCGGCGCGCTGCGCGAGCGGATCCCCGGTTCCGGCACGGTGACCACGACGGGCGTGTCGGTCGAGGTCGGCGAGAAGCAGACCGCGATCGACCTCGACGTCGTCGTCGAGTACGGCGCCCGGATCACCGACGTCGCCCGCGCGGTGCGGCGCAACGTGATCACCGCGGTCGAGCAGATCACCGGGCTCGAGGTGATCGAGGTGAACATCGCGGTCAACGACATCCACCTGCCGGGCGACGAAGAGCCCGAGTCCACGCGGGTGGAGTGA
- a CDS encoding DUF2630 family protein, with amino-acid sequence MADGEILGRIDELIAEEHELRSRSVGVGLSGGDKERLTAVEQQLDQCWDLLRQRRAKTEFHENPDEATPRPVSEVESYRQ; translated from the coding sequence ATGGCCGACGGCGAAATCCTGGGCCGGATCGACGAGCTGATCGCGGAGGAGCACGAGCTCCGGTCGCGCTCGGTCGGCGTGGGGCTGAGCGGCGGCGACAAGGAGCGCCTCACCGCGGTCGAGCAGCAGCTCGACCAGTGCTGGGACCTGCTCCGGCAGCGGCGCGCGAAGACCGAGTTCCACGAGAACCCGGACGAGGCCACGCCGCGCCCGGTCTCCGAGGTGGAGTCGTACCGCCAGTAA
- the zapE gene encoding cell division protein ZapE — MPAHLTGRRPELSADELIGALVPPPRFDAVRFGTYLPNPDEPSQAAAVEACSAFAAKVGARKEKKRFKLFGGGAPEPAGGLYLDGGFGVGKTHLLASAWHAAPSPKAYGTFVELTHLVGALGFAEAVRRLSEHRLLAIDEFELDDPGDTTLVTRLLQELMDVGVHIAATSNTLPEKLGEGRFAAEDFLREIQTLSARFDVVRVDGPDYRHRGLPDAPPPVTPAELEASVAAHEGSTVDDFDALCEHLASLHPSRYGRLLDGVTRVHLRGVHPAPDQNVGLRLVAFADRLYDRAIPVVVSGEPLPSLFTEEMVNGGYRKKYLRAVSRLTALARDAAPAS, encoded by the coding sequence ATGCCCGCGCACCTCACCGGACGTCGTCCCGAGCTGTCCGCCGACGAGCTGATCGGCGCGCTGGTGCCGCCGCCGCGCTTCGACGCCGTCCGGTTCGGCACCTACCTCCCGAACCCCGACGAGCCCAGCCAGGCCGCCGCGGTCGAGGCGTGCTCGGCGTTCGCCGCGAAAGTGGGGGCGCGCAAGGAGAAGAAGCGCTTCAAGCTCTTCGGCGGCGGCGCGCCGGAACCGGCCGGCGGGCTCTACCTCGACGGCGGCTTCGGCGTCGGCAAGACCCACCTGCTGGCCTCGGCGTGGCACGCGGCGCCGTCGCCCAAGGCGTACGGGACGTTCGTCGAGCTGACCCACCTGGTCGGGGCGCTGGGGTTCGCCGAGGCCGTGCGGCGGCTGTCGGAGCACCGGCTCCTGGCCATCGACGAGTTCGAGCTCGACGACCCGGGCGACACCACCCTGGTCACGCGGTTGCTGCAGGAGCTGATGGACGTCGGCGTGCACATCGCGGCGACGTCGAACACGCTGCCGGAGAAGCTGGGCGAGGGCCGGTTCGCGGCCGAGGACTTCCTGCGCGAGATCCAGACGCTTTCGGCCCGGTTCGACGTGGTGCGCGTCGACGGCCCGGACTACCGCCACCGCGGCCTGCCGGACGCGCCGCCGCCGGTGACCCCGGCCGAGCTCGAGGCGTCGGTGGCCGCGCACGAAGGGTCTACTGTGGACGACTTCGACGCGCTGTGCGAGCACCTGGCTTCCCTGCACCCGTCGCGTTACGGGCGGCTGCTGGACGGCGTCACCCGCGTGCACCTGCGCGGCGTCCACCCGGCGCCGGACCAGAACGTGGGCCTGCGGCTCGTGGCGTTCGCCGACCGGCTCTACGACCGCGCGATCCCGGTGGTGGTGTCGGGCGAGCCGCTGCCGTCGCTGTTCACCGAGGAGATGGTGAACGGCGGCTACCGCAAGAAGTACCTGCGCGCCGTCAGCCGGCTGACGGCGCTGGCACGCGACGCGGCGCCGGCCAGCTGA
- a CDS encoding DUF6286 domain-containing protein: protein MRPFVRVLATLLGLAFAAAGALLALEVGWHWWRPDSAPLLVPWPRWQAQLAALGWDAYAVRVGAGVVAAAGLVLVVCAMAAGSRAVRLTDPADGVSVSTSPRSLARLVGLTVRAQDNVAGASVTASARRIRVRAKSVLEAEGELRPRLLETVAALLDDVPLARRPKVTVVVDSPKDRR from the coding sequence GTGCGCCCGTTCGTCCGCGTCCTGGCGACGCTGCTCGGCCTGGCCTTCGCCGCCGCCGGCGCGCTGCTCGCCCTCGAAGTCGGCTGGCACTGGTGGCGCCCGGATTCGGCGCCGCTGCTGGTGCCGTGGCCGCGCTGGCAGGCCCAGCTCGCGGCGCTGGGCTGGGACGCCTACGCGGTCCGCGTCGGCGCCGGCGTGGTCGCCGCCGCGGGCCTGGTGCTCGTCGTCTGTGCGATGGCGGCCGGCAGCCGCGCGGTGCGGCTGACCGACCCGGCCGACGGGGTGAGCGTCTCGACGTCGCCGCGTTCGCTGGCCCGGCTGGTCGGGCTGACCGTGCGCGCGCAGGACAACGTCGCCGGCGCGTCGGTCACCGCGAGCGCGCGGCGGATCCGCGTCCGGGCGAAGAGCGTCCTGGAAGCCGAGGGCGAACTGCGGCCGCGGCTGCTCGAAACCGTCGCCGCCCTGCTCGACGACGTCCCGCTGGCGCGGCGGCCGAAGGTGACCGTCGTCGTCGACTCGCCGAAGGACCGCCGATGA
- a CDS encoding RNA polymerase sigma factor: MDEVLLRSLTPAVLGVLVRRGAGFAAAEDAVQDALIEALRTWPDDPPRDPQGWLVTVAWRKFLDATRADTARRRREDVVEAEVAPGPATAVDDTLQLYFLCAHPSLTPSSAVALTLRAVGGLTTRQIAQAYLVPEATMGQRISRAKKTVSGVRFDEPGDVATVLRVLYLVFNEGYSGDVDLAAEAIRLTRRLAAAIDHPEVAGLLALMLLHHARRAGRTGPDGELIPLAAQDRSTWDTKLIAEGVSILQTALARDQLGEFQAQAAIAALHADAPAAAETDWVQIVEWYDELAALTKSPVVRLNRAVAVGEADGPRAGLAALAELDAGLPRYAAVAAYLHEREGDLARAAQLYAEAARKATNLAEVEHLTREAARLNAALRET, encoded by the coding sequence GTGGACGAGGTCCTGCTCCGCAGCCTCACCCCGGCCGTCCTGGGGGTCCTCGTCCGCCGCGGCGCCGGTTTCGCGGCGGCCGAGGACGCCGTCCAGGACGCGCTGATCGAGGCACTCCGCACCTGGCCGGACGACCCGCCCCGCGACCCGCAGGGCTGGCTGGTCACGGTGGCCTGGCGCAAGTTCCTGGACGCGACCAGGGCCGACACCGCCCGCCGCCGTCGTGAGGACGTCGTCGAAGCCGAGGTGGCCCCCGGCCCGGCGACGGCGGTCGACGACACGCTGCAGCTGTACTTCCTGTGCGCGCACCCGTCGCTGACGCCGTCGTCCGCGGTCGCGCTGACCCTGCGTGCGGTGGGCGGGCTGACCACGCGCCAGATCGCGCAGGCGTACCTGGTGCCCGAGGCGACGATGGGCCAGCGCATCAGCCGGGCCAAGAAGACGGTCTCGGGCGTGCGGTTCGACGAGCCCGGCGACGTCGCGACGGTGCTGCGCGTGCTGTACCTGGTGTTCAACGAGGGCTACTCGGGCGACGTCGACCTGGCGGCGGAGGCGATCCGCCTCACCCGCCGCCTGGCGGCGGCGATCGATCACCCGGAGGTGGCGGGACTGCTCGCCTTGATGCTGCTGCACCACGCCCGGCGAGCCGGCCGCACCGGCCCGGACGGCGAGCTGATCCCGCTGGCCGCGCAGGACCGGTCCACGTGGGACACGAAGCTGATCGCCGAAGGCGTGTCGATCCTGCAGACCGCCCTGGCGCGGGATCAGCTGGGCGAGTTCCAGGCCCAGGCGGCGATCGCGGCCCTGCACGCGGACGCCCCGGCGGCGGCCGAGACCGACTGGGTGCAGATCGTGGAGTGGTACGACGAGCTCGCCGCGCTGACGAAGAGCCCGGTCGTCCGCCTCAACCGCGCGGTGGCGGTGGGCGAGGCCGACGGCCCGCGCGCCGGGCTGGCGGCACTGGCGGAGCTGGACGCGGGACTCCCGAGGTACGCGGCGGTGGCGGCGTACCTCCACGAGCGCGAGGGCGACTTGGCGAGGGCGGCGCAGCTGTACGCGGAGGCGGCCCGGAAGGCGACGAACCTGGCGGAGGTCGAACACCTGACCCGCGAGGCGGCCCGCCTCAACGCCGCCCTCCGCGAGACCTGA
- a CDS encoding RNA polymerase sigma factor: MSADTDLATRAAAGDEAAFGALVREHTPRMYRVALRITGSPAEAEDVVQESWLAAWRALGTFRHESAVSTWLYRVVTNSALALLRRRKPTISLDEPAGQSTVDTARLAVPGPEGRVVRAEEVDAVLRAIGRLEVSQRVPLVLRELEGLSYEEVAEVLDVNVGALRSRLHRARVALLAELRER, translated from the coding sequence GTGAGCGCCGACACCGACCTGGCCACCCGGGCCGCGGCCGGGGACGAAGCCGCGTTCGGCGCGCTCGTGCGGGAGCACACGCCCCGGATGTACCGGGTCGCGCTGCGCATCACCGGCAGCCCCGCCGAAGCCGAGGACGTCGTGCAGGAGTCGTGGCTCGCCGCGTGGCGCGCGCTCGGCACGTTCCGGCACGAGTCCGCGGTGTCGACCTGGCTCTACCGGGTGGTCACCAACAGCGCGCTCGCTCTGCTGCGCCGCCGCAAGCCCACGATCTCGCTGGACGAGCCGGCCGGCCAGTCCACTGTGGACACGGCCCGGCTCGCCGTCCCCGGTCCCGAGGGCAGGGTCGTGCGCGCGGAAGAGGTCGACGCGGTGCTGCGGGCGATCGGCAGGCTCGAGGTGTCGCAGCGGGTGCCGCTCGTGCTGCGCGAACTGGAGGGGCTGAGCTACGAAGAGGTCGCGGAAGTGCTCGACGTGAACGTCGGCGCCTTGCGCTCCCGGCTGCACCGGGCCAGGGTGGCGCTGCTCGCCGAGTTGAGGGAGCGGTGA
- the trxA gene encoding thioredoxin: protein MSTVELTAENFDQTVTDNEFVLIDFWASWCGPCRQFAPVYEKASEKHDDIVFASVDTEAQQQLAAAFDVRSIPTLAIIRDKTLIYAQPGALPEPALEELIKQARDVDMDEVKRKAAEADAEQA from the coding sequence ATGAGCACCGTTGAGCTGACCGCCGAGAACTTCGACCAGACGGTAACCGACAACGAATTCGTCCTGATCGACTTCTGGGCGAGCTGGTGCGGGCCGTGCCGCCAGTTCGCGCCGGTCTACGAGAAGGCCTCCGAGAAGCACGACGACATCGTGTTCGCGAGCGTCGACACCGAAGCGCAGCAGCAGCTCGCCGCCGCCTTCGACGTCCGCTCCATCCCGACGCTGGCCATCATCCGGGACAAGACCCTGATCTACGCCCAGCCCGGCGCGCTCCCCGAGCCCGCGCTGGAAGAGCTCATCAAGCAGGCCCGCGACGTCGACATGGACGAGGTCAAGCGCAAGGCCGCCGAAGCCGACGCCGAACAGGCCTGA
- a CDS encoding phosphatase PAP2 family protein translates to MWVAAAVCGLLALLLGLPFAGGTAPGAVDETAAGWIAHLSPGVVRVLVLPTEPYVVVALGVLAVVLCLRAGQRREAALALGVPVLAILLTSWLLKPLYDRWKNDTLVYPSGHTVSLVAVLTVLVLVTRKVLVAVLSALALLAATAGLVGMGYHYLTDVVGGTLFAVSVVLFSWPAPRRVPAPSAG, encoded by the coding sequence ATGTGGGTGGCGGCGGCGGTCTGCGGGCTGCTCGCGCTGCTGCTGGGGCTGCCGTTCGCCGGCGGGACGGCGCCCGGCGCCGTGGACGAGACGGCCGCCGGCTGGATCGCGCACCTGAGTCCCGGCGTGGTGCGGGTCCTGGTGCTGCCGACCGAGCCCTACGTCGTCGTCGCGCTCGGGGTGCTCGCCGTCGTCCTCTGCCTCCGCGCCGGACAGCGACGAGAAGCCGCGCTCGCGCTCGGCGTTCCCGTGCTGGCCATCCTGCTCACGAGCTGGCTGCTCAAACCGCTGTACGACCGCTGGAAGAACGACACCCTCGTCTACCCGAGCGGGCACACCGTGAGCCTGGTGGCCGTGCTGACCGTGCTCGTCCTCGTCACCCGCAAGGTGCTCGTCGCCGTGCTGTCCGCGCTGGCGCTGCTGGCGGCCACCGCCGGGCTGGTCGGGATGGGGTACCACTACCTGACCGACGTCGTGGGCGGGACGCTGTTCGCCGTCTCCGTCGTGCTGTTCAGCTGGCCGGCGCCGCGTCGCGTGCCAGCGCCGTCAGCCGGCTGA
- a CDS encoding pyrimidine reductase family protein, which yields MRSVWPLSSGELTGEDLEEIYACPATLDRPWVQVNFVASADGAVEVDTTSAGLSHAADRRIFLLGRDLADVVLVGAGTARAEDYRGVVAGPKRLARRRRLGFTGVPPIAVVTRSADLDPASRLFTETVVPPIVVTTETAETGPLEAAGATVLRAGTADVDLPRALDLLAGLGLRRIACEGGPRLFAQLIEADRVDQLCLTVAPLLVAGTADRIATGPAAVPRRLELASILVEDGFTFLRYRRAAG from the coding sequence GTGCGGAGCGTGTGGCCCCTCTCCTCGGGCGAGCTGACCGGGGAAGACCTCGAAGAGATCTACGCCTGTCCGGCGACCCTCGACCGGCCGTGGGTGCAGGTCAACTTCGTCGCGTCCGCCGACGGCGCCGTCGAGGTGGACACCACGTCGGCCGGGCTGTCCCACGCCGCCGACCGGCGGATCTTCCTGCTCGGCCGCGACCTCGCCGACGTCGTGCTGGTCGGTGCCGGGACCGCCCGCGCGGAGGACTACCGCGGGGTCGTCGCGGGCCCGAAGCGCCTGGCCCGCCGCCGCCGCCTCGGCTTCACGGGTGTGCCGCCGATCGCGGTGGTGACCCGGAGCGCGGACCTCGACCCCGCGTCCCGGCTGTTCACCGAGACCGTCGTGCCCCCGATCGTCGTCACGACGGAGACGGCGGAGACCGGGCCGCTCGAAGCCGCCGGCGCAACGGTTCTGCGCGCGGGCACCGCCGACGTCGACCTGCCGCGCGCGCTCGACCTGCTGGCCGGGCTGGGGCTGCGCCGGATCGCGTGCGAAGGCGGCCCGCGGCTGTTCGCGCAGCTCATCGAGGCCGACCGCGTCGACCAGCTGTGCCTGACCGTCGCGCCGCTGCTCGTGGCCGGGACGGCGGACCGGATCGCCACCGGTCCCGCGGCCGTCCCCCGGCGGCTGGAGCTGGCGTCGATCCTGGTCGAGGACGGCTTCACGTTCCTGCGCTACCGCCGGGCCGCCGGGTGA
- a CDS encoding YciI family protein, whose translation MAKYLLLKHYRGAPAAPGCDVPMDQWQPAEITAHVKYMLDFNAKLEETGELADAQALAPEGTFVRYDGEGRPPVTDGPFAETKDLIAGWVVIDVDSYERALELAGELSAAPGPGGKPIQEWLELRPFLAVPPTITE comes from the coding sequence ATGGCCAAGTACCTGCTGCTCAAGCACTACCGCGGCGCGCCGGCGGCCCCGGGCTGCGACGTCCCGATGGACCAGTGGCAGCCGGCCGAGATCACCGCGCACGTCAAGTACATGCTGGACTTCAACGCGAAGCTCGAGGAGACCGGCGAGCTCGCCGACGCCCAGGCACTCGCCCCGGAGGGCACGTTCGTCCGCTACGACGGCGAGGGCCGCCCGCCGGTCACCGACGGGCCGTTCGCCGAGACCAAGGACCTCATCGCCGGCTGGGTCGTGATCGACGTCGACAGCTACGAGCGCGCGCTCGAGCTGGCCGGCGAGCTGTCGGCCGCGCCCGGCCCGGGCGGGAAGCCGATCCAGGAGTGGCTCGAGCTGCGCCCGTTCCTCGCCGTGCCGCCCACCATCACGGAGTGA
- a CDS encoding ATP-dependent DNA ligase, which translates to MPLPLQPPLKPMLAKPSKAIPDSGGLLFEPKWDGFRCLVFRDGDELYLQSRAEKPLNRYFPEAVARLLEVLPPRVVLDGELVVARNGRLDFDALTERIHPAESRITLLAAEQPAEFVAFDVLALGDDLLLDEPTSVRRDRLVELAGEKFPLTPATTDPATARHWFELFEGAGLDGVIGKPLDEPYTPGKRVMLKYKHVRTADCVLAGLRWHVDGGPGELVGSFLLGLHDEHGVLHHVGTVGSFPMPRRRELAEELAPLVTDGEDHPWGGLAKGEGQRIPGGITRWRATEHEWVPLRPERVVEVAYENTEGGMPSRFRHNARFKRWRPDREAASCDYSQLDEPARYDLDAVFRGQVVRTR; encoded by the coding sequence ATGCCCCTACCGCTGCAGCCGCCGCTGAAGCCGATGCTCGCCAAGCCGTCGAAGGCCATCCCGGACTCCGGCGGCCTGCTGTTCGAGCCCAAGTGGGACGGCTTCCGCTGCCTCGTCTTCCGCGACGGCGACGAGCTGTACCTGCAGTCCCGCGCGGAAAAGCCGCTCAACCGGTACTTCCCCGAAGCGGTGGCCCGGCTGCTGGAGGTGCTGCCGCCGCGGGTCGTGCTGGACGGCGAGCTCGTCGTCGCGCGCAACGGGCGGCTCGACTTCGACGCCCTCACCGAGCGGATCCACCCGGCCGAAAGCCGCATCACGCTGCTGGCGGCCGAGCAGCCCGCCGAGTTCGTCGCCTTCGACGTCCTCGCCCTCGGCGACGACCTGCTGCTCGACGAGCCGACGTCGGTGCGGCGCGACCGGCTCGTGGAGCTGGCCGGCGAGAAGTTCCCGCTCACCCCGGCCACCACCGACCCGGCCACCGCGCGGCACTGGTTCGAGCTCTTCGAGGGCGCCGGCCTCGACGGCGTCATCGGCAAGCCCTTGGACGAGCCGTACACACCCGGCAAGCGCGTGATGCTCAAGTACAAGCACGTGCGCACCGCGGACTGCGTCTTGGCCGGGCTGCGCTGGCACGTCGACGGCGGCCCCGGCGAACTGGTCGGCTCGTTCCTGCTCGGCCTGCACGACGAGCACGGCGTGCTGCACCACGTCGGCACGGTCGGGTCGTTCCCGATGCCGCGCCGCCGCGAACTGGCCGAGGAGCTCGCGCCGCTGGTCACCGACGGCGAGGACCACCCGTGGGGCGGGCTCGCGAAGGGCGAGGGCCAGCGCATCCCGGGCGGGATCACGCGCTGGCGCGCCACCGAGCACGAGTGGGTGCCGCTGCGGCCCGAGCGCGTGGTCGAGGTCGCCTACGAGAACACCGAAGGCGGGATGCCGTCGCGGTTCCGGCACAACGCGCGGTTCAAGCGCTGGCGTCCGGACCGCGAAGCCGCGTCGTGCGACTACAGCCAGCTGGACGAGCCGGCCCGCTACGACCTCGACGCCGTGTTCCGCGGCCAGGTCGTGCGGACCCGCTAA
- a CDS encoding alpha/beta hydrolase, with product MRRRRSRVLVALLALASAAGCAAGPSVRPALVENDGKTTGSTPSATPPVPLPPLAEPQSPTLKWADCDDDTRQRIGTPAVPDSLHFTCARVTAPLDAPGEPRRSLVRLLALKVGSGPVPLVVVNDVDGEPGTVYAARLAATLPPAFLEKFSLVGVDRRGTGMSGAAQCVPPDIRHDLIDADPAQGGLQDVLDAARKAGQQCAIELDDSQTALDSWRSAGDLDEVRKQLGMERLNALGRGDGSKVLAEYAVRFPAQVGRVVLDGVPDPGADTAAVLDAVAAGAQSTLDAFGTDCASRGCALGDPKAALAALTDQLRANTPSTDEGVPFGPGVAMYAVYSGLSQRSRWPELADAVVAARGGNIGPLAAFAAPVLHDSRAQPSRIDATIATRCNDSQSRLSADQLDQVVAGMRAKYPQFGAVIAQQLAWCGPWPVRTEPLPAPGAPGAPPILVAATAADPATPGVGSTRAADQMPSAVTITWQGAGHGAVGASPCVTDAARAFLVDGKIPANGTLCPA from the coding sequence GTGCGCCGCCGCCGTTCCCGTGTCCTGGTCGCGCTGCTCGCCCTGGCCTCCGCCGCGGGGTGCGCCGCCGGGCCGTCGGTGCGCCCGGCGCTGGTCGAGAACGACGGGAAGACCACCGGCAGCACGCCGTCCGCGACGCCGCCGGTGCCGCTGCCGCCGCTGGCCGAACCGCAGTCGCCGACGCTGAAGTGGGCCGACTGCGACGACGACACCCGGCAGCGGATCGGCACCCCCGCCGTCCCGGACAGCCTGCACTTCACCTGCGCGCGCGTGACCGCCCCGCTGGACGCCCCCGGCGAGCCCCGCCGGTCGCTGGTGCGGCTGCTGGCGCTGAAGGTGGGCAGCGGGCCGGTGCCGCTGGTGGTGGTCAACGACGTCGACGGCGAGCCGGGCACGGTGTACGCGGCCCGGCTGGCGGCGACGCTGCCACCGGCGTTCCTGGAGAAGTTCTCGCTGGTGGGCGTGGACCGCCGCGGCACCGGGATGTCCGGCGCCGCCCAGTGCGTGCCGCCGGACATCCGCCACGACCTGATCGACGCGGACCCGGCCCAGGGCGGCCTGCAGGACGTCCTGGACGCGGCCCGCAAGGCCGGCCAGCAGTGCGCGATCGAGCTGGACGACTCCCAGACGGCGCTGGACAGCTGGCGCTCGGCGGGCGACCTCGACGAGGTCCGCAAGCAGCTGGGCATGGAGCGGCTGAACGCCCTCGGCCGCGGCGACGGCTCGAAGGTGCTGGCCGAGTACGCGGTCCGCTTCCCGGCCCAGGTCGGCCGCGTCGTCCTCGACGGCGTCCCCGACCCGGGCGCGGACACCGCGGCGGTCCTCGACGCGGTCGCCGCCGGCGCGCAGTCCACCTTGGACGCCTTCGGCACGGATTGCGCTTCGCGCGGTTGCGCTTTGGGTGACCCGAAGGCGGCGCTGGCCGCGTTGACCGACCAGCTGCGCGCGAACACGCCGTCGACCGACGAGGGCGTCCCGTTCGGCCCGGGCGTGGCGATGTACGCGGTGTATTCGGGGCTGTCGCAGCGTTCGCGCTGGCCGGAGCTGGCGGACGCGGTGGTGGCCGCGCGCGGCGGGAACATCGGCCCCCTGGCGGCGTTCGCGGCCCCGGTCCTGCACGACTCGCGCGCCCAGCCGTCGCGGATCGACGCGACGATCGCGACCCGCTGCAACGACAGCCAGTCCCGCCTGTCGGCCGACCAGCTCGACCAGGTGGTGGCCGGCATGCGAGCGAAGTACCCGCAGTTCGGCGCGGTGATCGCCCAGCAGCTGGCGTGGTGCGGCCCGTGGCCGGTGCGCACGGAGCCCCTGCCGGCCCCGGGCGCCCCGGGCGCCCCGCCGATCCTGGTCGCAGCCACGGCGGCCGACCCGGCAACGCCGGGAGTGGGCAGCACCCGCGCGGCGGACCAGATGCCCTCGGCGGTGACGATCACGTGGCAGGGCGCGGGCCACGGCGCGGTGGGCGCTTCGCCGTGCGTGACGGACGCGGCGCGGGCGTTCCTGGTGGACGGCAAGATCCCGGCGAACGGCACCCTCTGCCCCGCCTGA
- a CDS encoding proline dehydrogenase family protein, giving the protein MLRAPLLAAARSKGIRRLVEAVPATRSVVRRFVAGSETAHAVRVARELAADGRRITLDHLGEDTTDATQAASTVAAYEAVLTALAAEGLASGADVSVKLSAVGQFLPSNGEDVALENARKICAAAEAVGATVTLDMEDHTTTDSTLGILRELRGEFPWVGAVLQAYLHRTEADCRSLSGPGSRVRLCKGAYAEPESVAFQEKSEVDKSYVRCLRVLMAGQGYPMVASHDPRMIEIAAALAEENGRTADDHEFQMLYGIRPEEQARIAASGARMRVYVPYGDEWYGYFMRRLAERPANLAFFLRGLATKS; this is encoded by the coding sequence ATGCTGCGTGCCCCGCTGCTCGCCGCCGCCCGCTCGAAGGGCATCCGGCGGCTCGTCGAAGCCGTGCCCGCCACGCGATCCGTGGTGCGCCGGTTCGTCGCCGGGTCCGAGACCGCCCACGCCGTCCGCGTGGCCAGGGAACTGGCCGCCGACGGCAGGCGGATCACCCTCGACCACCTCGGCGAGGACACCACCGACGCCACGCAGGCGGCGTCGACCGTGGCGGCCTACGAAGCCGTGCTGACCGCGCTCGCCGCGGAAGGCCTGGCTTCCGGGGCGGACGTCTCCGTGAAGCTGTCCGCGGTGGGCCAATTCCTGCCGTCGAACGGCGAGGACGTCGCCTTGGAGAACGCGCGGAAGATCTGCGCGGCGGCCGAGGCGGTCGGCGCCACCGTGACGCTGGACATGGAGGACCACACCACCACGGACTCGACGCTCGGCATCCTGCGCGAGCTGCGCGGCGAGTTCCCGTGGGTCGGCGCGGTGCTGCAGGCCTACCTGCACCGGACCGAGGCGGACTGCCGTTCGTTGTCGGGTCCGGGGTCGCGCGTGCGGCTGTGCAAAGGCGCGTACGCCGAGCCGGAGTCGGTGGCGTTCCAGGAGAAGTCCGAGGTGGACAAGTCCTACGTCCGCTGCCTGCGCGTCCTGATGGCGGGGCAGGGCTACCCGATGGTGGCTTCGCACGACCCGCGGATGATCGAGATCGCCGCCGCGCTGGCCGAGGAGAACGGCCGGACGGCCGACGACCACGAGTTCCAGATGCTCTACGGCATCCGGCCGGAGGAGCAGGCGCGGATCGCGGCTTCGGGCGCGCGCATGCGCGTCTACGTGCCCTACGGCGACGAGTGGTACGGCTACTTCATGCGCCGCCTGGCCGAGCGTCCGGCGAACCTCGCGTTCTTCCTGCGCGGGCTCGCGACGAAGTCCTGA